TTTATAGGGGGTTGATGGTGTCGGAGGCGAGACACTATGGCGCTTATTGGTTGTTGGCAAGGCGGTACTTCCCACCAGAAGTAGTGTCAGCAAGATTGGAGGAATTAGCCCAGTTAGAAAGCGATATTCTCTCACAACTGTATCCTGAACCGCGTATCCATAGCTAGTTGGTTTTTTGGTATTTTTCCACGATTTTAATAGCCCTGCTGACACTTTCTGGGAAGATCACCACCAAGCCTCCTTCTTTTACCTTGTTAATGCCAGTCTCAATGGCCTCAGCCTCGTCCAAGACGACAATATAGTCCTGGTTGGGATTTTCTGAGAGGATGCCATCGACGATTATGTCTGCTACCTCTCCCCTCTCTCTCCCACGGGTGTCGTCATCTTCCTTGACGATGATGTAATCAAAGATGCGAGCGGAAATCACCCCCAACTGTCTCAAGTCCTCATCTCTTCTGTCTCCTGGCCCACCTATGACCCCTACTCGGTCCGCCTTCCAGTTTTTAACAAAGTTTCCCACTGCCTCATAGGCTGCGGGGTTGTGTCCGTAGTCGATAAGTACGCTACAGTGTTTCAGCTCAAACAAGTTCATGCGTCCTGGTGTTTGTTCGGCACTTGGCCTGAAGGTTCTCACCCCTTGACGAATCAACTCTATATCAACCCCTTTGACAAAGGCGGCTAAACAGGAGGCCAAGACGTTAGCAATCATGAAGGGGGCCATGCCCTTGAGGGTGAGGGGGATATTTTCCACTTTTTCAATTCTCAAAGTCCATTGTCCCTCACAAATGGACACATAGCCGTTTTCATACACTGCCGCTATGCCATTGCGACGCAGATGTTCTCGGATGATGGGATTGTCCGGGTTCAGGGAAAAATAGGCCACCTTGCCCCTGACATTTTTGGCCATTTGTGATACCAGGGGGTCATCGGCATTGAGGACGGCATAACCGTCACCGGCAACGGCCTCAGCTACCACTGCCTTGACCTTGGCCATTTGTTCAATGGTGTCGATGTCTCCTTGTCCCAGGTGGTCTGCTGCTACGTTCAATACTACACCTACATCACAACGATCAAAGGCCAGGCCGGAGCGGAGGATGCCCCCACGGGCGCACTCCAAAACGGCAACTTCCACTGTTGGGTCTCGCAGGATCACGCTGGCGCTGACCGGGCCTGTATTATCCCCTTTTTCCACCAGGTGTTCGCCGATATAAATCCCATCAGTGGTAGTATAACCAACTACCTTGCCGGTTTGACGATAGATGTGGGCAGTGAGGCGGGTGGTGGTGGTTTTGCCATTGGTACCGGTGATGGCGATAATGGGGATTCTACTGGGAGTGCCTGGGGGGAATAGCATGTCTAATACGGGGGCTGCCACATTGCGGGGTAGTCCTTGGCTGGGGGCCACATGCATTCTAAACCCCGGCGCCGCATTCACCTCTATTACCACGCCCCCCACTTCCTTGAGGGGTTTGCTAATATCGGGGGTGACCACATCTATGCCAGCTATGTCTAACCCAATCAACTTAGCTATCCTTTCTGCCATCCAAACGTTTTCTGGGTGAATTTCATCAGTGCGGTCAATGGCAATACCCCCTGTGCTGAGATTAGCCGTGGCTCGCAGATAGGCTATTTCCCCTTCCCTAAGACGTGTTTGGAGATTATAGCCCTGTCTTGCCAACACCTTTAATACGGTGTCATCCACGGTGATTTTGGTCAGAACATTATCGTGTCCTTCGCCGCGATTGGGGTCTTGATTAGTTTTCTCAATTAGCTCTTCAATGGTGGAATGGCCATCTCCTACCACATGGGCGGGCACTCTTTCCGCCACTGCCACTAATTTGCCATTCACCACCAGTAGCCGGTGATCTCTACCTTTGTAGTACTTTTCTACTAAAACACTTCGACTTTTAGAGGCGGCACTAGCAAGGTCGTAGGCGGCTTCTGCTTCCTCTGGGGTCTGGACGTCCACAGTAATGCCGCGGCCATGATTGCCATCTAGAGGTTTAATCACCACCGGATAGCCCCCAACGTCCTCAATAGCCTCTTCTAGTTCGTCCAAATAGTGAATTACTATTCCCTTGGGCACAGGGATTCCTGCTTCTGCCAGAATAGTTTTTGTCCCCTCTTTGTCACAAGCTAGTTCTACGGCAAGGATATTGGAGTAACTACTGAGGGTGGCCTGGATTCTCTTCTGATAAACCCCATAGCCCAACTGCACCAATGCTCTGGCACTCAGTAGCATCCAGGGTATATCCCGAGCTTCCGCCTCTTTGACTATGGCTTCGGTGGAGGGGCCCAAGGCCGCATTTGCCTTTAAATCCTTTAGGTCTGCCAGGTCCTGGGCCAACTCCTCTGGCGGATAGAACCCCTTTTCTACAAGTGAGTTGCAGAGGCGAACGGCGGCGCGGCCGGCATACCTACCG
Above is a window of Geminocystis sp. M7585_C2015_104 DNA encoding:
- the cphA gene encoding cyanophycin synthetase — encoded protein: MRILRTLTLRGPNYWSIRRHKLIQLRLDLEDLANTPTNQIPGFYEALVKTLPSLVEHQCSKKYRGGFLERVKEGTYMGHVVEHVALELQELAGMPVGFGRTRETSTPGVYNVVFEYVYEEAGRYAGRAAVRLCNSLVEKGFYPPEELAQDLADLKDLKANAALGPSTEAIVKEAEARDIPWMLLSARALVQLGYGVYQKRIQATLSSYSNILAVELACDKEGTKTILAEAGIPVPKGIVIHYLDELEEAIEDVGGYPVVIKPLDGNHGRGITVDVQTPEEAEAAYDLASAASKSRSVLVEKYYKGRDHRLLVVNGKLVAVAERVPAHVVGDGHSTIEELIEKTNQDPNRGEGHDNVLTKITVDDTVLKVLARQGYNLQTRLREGEIAYLRATANLSTGGIAIDRTDEIHPENVWMAERIAKLIGLDIAGIDVVTPDISKPLKEVGGVVIEVNAAPGFRMHVAPSQGLPRNVAAPVLDMLFPPGTPSRIPIIAITGTNGKTTTTRLTAHIYRQTGKVVGYTTTDGIYIGEHLVEKGDNTGPVSASVILRDPTVEVAVLECARGGILRSGLAFDRCDVGVVLNVAADHLGQGDIDTIEQMAKVKAVVAEAVAGDGYAVLNADDPLVSQMAKNVRGKVAYFSLNPDNPIIREHLRRNGIAAVYENGYVSICEGQWTLRIEKVENIPLTLKGMAPFMIANVLASCLAAFVKGVDIELIRQGVRTFRPSAEQTPGRMNLFELKHCSVLIDYGHNPAAYEAVGNFVKNWKADRVGVIGGPGDRRDEDLRQLGVISARIFDYIIVKEDDDTRGRERGEVADIIVDGILSENPNQDYIVVLDEAEAIETGINKVKEGGLVVIFPESVSRAIKIVEKYQKTN